A window of Triticum urartu cultivar G1812 unplaced genomic scaffold, Tu2.1 TuUngrouped_contig_5644, whole genome shotgun sequence contains these coding sequences:
- the LOC125529500 gene encoding uncharacterized protein LOC125529500 isoform X1: MSSSGSSRSRTRSGLVRGNNIRDPTDNSSARTRSQIARGNSNMDPNKLSCSKTRSGLVRVNNIVDSSEGSSSKAQSGLVKVNNTVDCNNGPSSRTRSGLVRANNIADSSKGSYSTTQSGLVGANIAMDSNDSSGSKAQSELVRGNIDVDSNDGSCSKTRSGLVRGNIVMDFNEDSSSKTRSGLVKGNSAMDTPKDSCFRTRSGRVRRRPAHKVESKDEPVIKGSPDECEADSPGKNRSNCKSDLVQLKDSPDIKGPDGSCKEDIPVKDRLNYKSDQVQSKDEPVMKGPDGWWKEESSSKTGLRHTTDLVQIKDGLLSKGQLPDGWQKEVRPRKDGTKSDPVQIKDGLLSKGQLPDGWRKEVRPRKDGTKSDPYYTDPVSGYEFRSLKDVQRYIESGDISKCNVRPKKRTAQGACITQNQDYTGTSSEYGRPGTADKAIQCELLTEEGIRLPWEEMLKTYTQNTMLPVSEVMKLMQKYADKVDPSEHKSVQPVSRHHASRGKRSVQRKEPNAEVKTKKRKTMSKEKVATPLTPRVSPRLVARKVNPEVNTEPQDEPTIVNLANQVKPIQEKTADVRKVNPEGNTEPEDGPTRVSLVNQVQLIQQKTVDVSQAGTVIQMQTKHGNTANQLQSRQTDAAVPVQINEGTVNRSQLCQPDPVTQIQADTVVPVQTNHVGAVSQLWLSQAATANRIQTNQESTASRLQSNQAENANHMHGMQKYTTNYSQLRKADTTHQKQTNQKNTASQLCSSQEKSPFQKQTGQKYIANYSQLPQSHGSTVNHMQTNQQHTANQNQLQSSQADTANVLRATKEFFVNHSLLRQAGAVNHMQSNQANTGIRLQIGQADTVKQMQTVQGNSSDRSQLVQGLPVNQTQTIQEYFTKHSQPSPVNTVNQMQISQENTANQLRFSQANSVNKAQTMQENTTSRSQLIQGLTVNQIQAIRENNTRYLQPRYAENPIQQSGFSSAPEWGHGAPATGFWNNNVEHQKSPAPMQIDAAPVATSSANVEPQYAPAPEPVLPTHTAVPGGADPSGFALPSFGNSWSDPCIEFAFKTLTGDIPVLDPTVADYFPLQQDLNKVAPPDYSAPSVDDTRNHRQHVNQGSQHSAPRPSNRFYNGGWFPPQ; encoded by the exons ATGTCTTCTAGCGGGAGCTCGCGTTCTAGAACTAGAAGTGGCCTTGTCAGGGGAAACAATATCAGGGATCCCACCGACAATTCATCTGCTAGAACAAGAAGTCAGATTGCCAGGGGAAACAGCAACATGGATCCCAACAAGCTATCATGTTCTAAAACACGAAGTGGGCTTGTTAGGGTAAACAATATTGTGGATTCCAGTGAGGGTTCATCTTCTAAAGCACAAAGTGGGCTTGTTAAGGTAAACAACACCGTGGATTGCAATAATGGTCCTTCTTCTAGAACACGAAGTGGGCTTGTTAGGGCAAACAATATCGCGGATTCCAGCAAGGGTTCGTACTCTACAACACAAAGTGGGCTTGTTGGAGCAAACATTGCTATGGATTCCAATGATAGTTCAGGTTCTAAAGCACAAAGTGAACTTGTTAGAGGAAACATTGATGTGGATTCCAATGATGGTTCATGTTCTAAAACGCGAAGTGGGCTTGTTAGGGGAAACATTGTTATGGATTTCAATGAAGATTCATCTTCTAAAACGCGAAGTGGGCTTGTTAAAGGAAACTCTGCTATGGATACCCCCAAGGATTCATGTTTTAGAACACGAAGTGGGCGTGTTAGAAGACGCCCTGCTCATAAG GTAGAAAGCAAGGATGAACCAGTCATTAAGGGGTCACCTGATGAATGTGAAGCAGACAGTCCAGGGAAAAATAGATCAAATTGCAAGAGTGATCTG GTGCAACTCAAGGATAGCCCAGACATTAAGGGGCCAGATGGAAGTTGCAAAGAAGACATACCAGTAAAGGATCGATTGAATTACAAGAGTGATCAG GTTCAGAGCAAGGATGAACCAGTCATGAAGGGGCCTGATGGATGGTGGAAAGAAGAAAGCTCCAGCAAGACTGGATTAAGGCACACGACTGATCTG GTCCAAATCAAGGATGGTCTACTCAGTAAGGGGCAGTTGCCTGATGGATGGCAAAAAGAAGTCAGGCCAAGAAAGGACGGAACTAAGAGTGATCCA GTCCAAATCAAGGATGGGCTACTCAGTAAGGGGCAGTTGCCTGATGGATGGCGGAAAGAAGTCAGGCCAAGAAAGGACGGAACTAAGAGTGATCCA TACTACACTGACCCAGTCAGTGGTTATGAATTTCGCTCTCTGAAGGACGTGCAACGTTATATTGAATCAGGAGACATAAGTAAATGCAATGTTAGGCCAAAGAAGAGAACTGCCCAGGGTGCTTGTATTACACAGAATCAAGATTAT ACAGGAACATCATCAGAATACGGAAGACCAGGTACTGCTGATAAGGCTATTCAATGTGAATTACTAACTGAAGAAGGGATCAGGCTACCGTGGGAAGAAATGCTCAAGACATATACTCAAAATACAATGTTACCAGTGTCTGAAGTCATGAAACTGATGCAAAAATATGCGGACAAGGTTGATCCCTCAGAACACAAGAGCGTGCAACCGGTCTCTCGACACCATGCTTCAAGGGGAAAGAGATCTGTTCAAAGAAAAGAACCAAATGCAGAGGTGAAAACCAAGAAGCGTAAAACCATGTCTAAAGAAAAGGTCGCCACACCTCTCACTCCCAGAGTGTCACCCCGCTTAGTTGCACGGAAGGTTAATCCTGAAGTTAACACTGAGCCTCAAGATGAGCCGACCATTGTAAATCTTGCCAATCAGGTAAAGCCTATTCAAGAAAAAACTGCGGATGTACGAAAAGTTAATCCTGAAGGAAACACTGAGCCTGAAGATGGACCTACCAGGGTAAGTCTTGTCAATCAGGTACAGCTTATTCAACAAAAAACTGTGGATGTGAGCCAGGCAGGCACTGTCATTCAAATGCAAACCAAGCATGGGAACACTGCCAATCAGTTACAGTCGAGGCAAACAGATGCTGCCGTTCCAGTACAGATCAACGAGGGCACTGTCAATCGGTCACAGCTGTGCCAACCAGACCCTGTCACCCAAATCCAAGCTGATACTGTCGTTCCAGTGCAGACCAATCATGTGGGCGCTGTCAGTCAGTTATGGTTGAGCCAGGCAGCCACTGCCAATCGAATACAGACCAATCAGGAGAGTACTGCCAGTCGGTTACAGTCGAACCAAGCAGAGAATGCCAATCACATGCATGGTATGCAGAAATACACTACCAACTACTCACAGCTGAGAAAAGCAGACACTACGCATCAGAAACAGACTAATCAGAAAAATACTGCCAGTCAGTTATGTTCGAGCCAAGAAAAGTCACCCTTTCAAAAGCAGACTGGACAGAAATACATTGCCAATTACTCTCAGTTACCACAAAGCCATGGAAGCACTGTGAATCACATGCAAACTAATCAGCAACACACTGCCAATCAGAATCAGTTACAGTCAAGCCAGGCAGACACAGCCAACGTTTTACGAGCTACAAAGGAATTCTTTGTGAATCACTCACTGCTGAGGCAAGCAGGCGCTGTGAACCACATGCAGAGTAACCAGGCGAACACCGGCATTCGATTACAAATAGGTCAAGCCGACACTGTGAAGCAAATGCAAACCGTGCAGGGAAATAGCTCTGATCGGTCACAGCTGGTCCAAGGTTTACCTGTTAATCAAACACAAACTATTCAGGAATACTTCACTAAGCACTCGCAGCCGAGCCCAGTAAATACTGTGAATCAAATGCAGATTAGCCAGGAAAACACCGCCAATCAACTACGATTCAGTCAAGCTAACTCTGTCAATAAGGCACAAACTATGCAGGAAAATACCACCAGTCGATCACAGCTGATCCAGGGTTTGACTGTCAACCAAATACAGGCTATTCGGGAAAACAATACCAGATACTTGCAGCCACGTTATGCTGAAAATCCTATCCAACAGTCTGGTTTCTCTTCGGCTCCTGAGTGGGGACATGGAGCACCTGCCACAGGCTTCTGGAACAATAATGTTGAACATCAGAAGTCGCCAGCTCCGATGCAAATAGACGCAGCACCTGTTGCAACCTCCTCAGCAAATGTTGAACCCCAGTATGCGCCTGCCCCAGAGCCTGTTTTGCCAACACATACTGCGGTGCCTGGAGGTGCTGACCCATCTGGGTTCGCCCTGCCATCATTTGGAAATTCCTGGTCAGACCCATGTATCGAGTTTGCGTTCAAGACCCTCACAGGCGACATCCCTGTTCTGGATCCAACTGTCGCGGACTACTTTCCTCTGCAGCAAGACTTGAATAAAGTCGCACCACCAGATTACTCCGCTCCCTCCGTTGACGATACTAGAAACCATAGACAACATGTCAACCAAGGCAGCCAGCACTCGGCCCCAAGGCCATCAAATAGGTTCTACAATGGTGGCTGGTTCCCTCCCCAGTGA
- the LOC125529500 gene encoding uncharacterized protein LOC125529500 isoform X3 yields MSSSGSSRSRTRSGLVRGNNIRDPTDNSSARTRSQIARGNSNMDPNKLSCSKTRSGLVRVNNIVDSSEGSSSKAQSGLVKVNNTVDCNNGPSSRTRSGLVRANNIADSSKGSYSTTQSGLVGANIAMDSNDSSGSKAQSELVRGNIDVDSNDGSCSKTRSGLVRGNIVMDFNEDSSSKTRSGLVKGNSAMDTPKDSCFRTRSGRVRRRPAHKVESKDEPVIKGSPDECEADSPGKNRSNCKSDLVQLKDSPDIKGPDGSCKEDIPVKDRLNYKSDQVQSKDEPVMKGPDGWWKEESSSKTGLRHTTDLVQIKDGLLSKGQLPDGWQKEVRPRKDGTKSDPYYTDPVSGYEFRSLKDVQRYIESGDISKCNVRPKKRTAQGACITQNQDYTGTSSEYGRPGTADKAIQCELLTEEGIRLPWEEMLKTYTQNTMLPVSEVMKLMQKYADKVDPSEHKSVQPVSRHHASRGKRSVQRKEPNAEVKTKKRKTMSKEKVATPLTPRVSPRLVARKVNPEVNTEPQDEPTIVNLANQVKPIQEKTADVRKVNPEGNTEPEDGPTRVSLVNQVQLIQQKTVDVSQAGTVIQMQTKHGNTANQLQSRQTDAAVPVQINEGTVNRSQLCQPDPVTQIQADTVVPVQTNHVGAVSQLWLSQAATANRIQTNQESTASRLQSNQAENANHMHGMQKYTTNYSQLRKADTTHQKQTNQKNTASQLCSSQEKSPFQKQTGQKYIANYSQLPQSHGSTVNHMQTNQQHTANQNQLQSSQADTANVLRATKEFFVNHSLLRQAGAVNHMQSNQANTGIRLQIGQADTVKQMQTVQGNSSDRSQLVQGLPVNQTQTIQEYFTKHSQPSPVNTVNQMQISQENTANQLRFSQANSVNKAQTMQENTTSRSQLIQGLTVNQIQAIRENNTRYLQPRYAENPIQQSGFSSAPEWGHGAPATGFWNNNVEHQKSPAPMQIDAAPVATSSANVEPQYAPAPEPVLPTHTAVPGGADPSGFALPSFGNSWSDPCIEFAFKTLTGDIPVLDPTVADYFPLQQDLNKVAPPDYSAPSVDDTRNHRQHVNQGSQHSAPRPSNRFYNGGWFPPQ; encoded by the exons ATGTCTTCTAGCGGGAGCTCGCGTTCTAGAACTAGAAGTGGCCTTGTCAGGGGAAACAATATCAGGGATCCCACCGACAATTCATCTGCTAGAACAAGAAGTCAGATTGCCAGGGGAAACAGCAACATGGATCCCAACAAGCTATCATGTTCTAAAACACGAAGTGGGCTTGTTAGGGTAAACAATATTGTGGATTCCAGTGAGGGTTCATCTTCTAAAGCACAAAGTGGGCTTGTTAAGGTAAACAACACCGTGGATTGCAATAATGGTCCTTCTTCTAGAACACGAAGTGGGCTTGTTAGGGCAAACAATATCGCGGATTCCAGCAAGGGTTCGTACTCTACAACACAAAGTGGGCTTGTTGGAGCAAACATTGCTATGGATTCCAATGATAGTTCAGGTTCTAAAGCACAAAGTGAACTTGTTAGAGGAAACATTGATGTGGATTCCAATGATGGTTCATGTTCTAAAACGCGAAGTGGGCTTGTTAGGGGAAACATTGTTATGGATTTCAATGAAGATTCATCTTCTAAAACGCGAAGTGGGCTTGTTAAAGGAAACTCTGCTATGGATACCCCCAAGGATTCATGTTTTAGAACACGAAGTGGGCGTGTTAGAAGACGCCCTGCTCATAAG GTAGAAAGCAAGGATGAACCAGTCATTAAGGGGTCACCTGATGAATGTGAAGCAGACAGTCCAGGGAAAAATAGATCAAATTGCAAGAGTGATCTG GTGCAACTCAAGGATAGCCCAGACATTAAGGGGCCAGATGGAAGTTGCAAAGAAGACATACCAGTAAAGGATCGATTGAATTACAAGAGTGATCAG GTTCAGAGCAAGGATGAACCAGTCATGAAGGGGCCTGATGGATGGTGGAAAGAAGAAAGCTCCAGCAAGACTGGATTAAGGCACACGACTGATCTG GTCCAAATCAAGGATGGTCTACTCAGTAAGGGGCAGTTGCCTGATGGATGGCAAAAAGAAGTCAGGCCAAGAAAGGACGGAACTAAGAGTGATCCA TACTACACTGACCCAGTCAGTGGTTATGAATTTCGCTCTCTGAAGGACGTGCAACGTTATATTGAATCAGGAGACATAAGTAAATGCAATGTTAGGCCAAAGAAGAGAACTGCCCAGGGTGCTTGTATTACACAGAATCAAGATTAT ACAGGAACATCATCAGAATACGGAAGACCAGGTACTGCTGATAAGGCTATTCAATGTGAATTACTAACTGAAGAAGGGATCAGGCTACCGTGGGAAGAAATGCTCAAGACATATACTCAAAATACAATGTTACCAGTGTCTGAAGTCATGAAACTGATGCAAAAATATGCGGACAAGGTTGATCCCTCAGAACACAAGAGCGTGCAACCGGTCTCTCGACACCATGCTTCAAGGGGAAAGAGATCTGTTCAAAGAAAAGAACCAAATGCAGAGGTGAAAACCAAGAAGCGTAAAACCATGTCTAAAGAAAAGGTCGCCACACCTCTCACTCCCAGAGTGTCACCCCGCTTAGTTGCACGGAAGGTTAATCCTGAAGTTAACACTGAGCCTCAAGATGAGCCGACCATTGTAAATCTTGCCAATCAGGTAAAGCCTATTCAAGAAAAAACTGCGGATGTACGAAAAGTTAATCCTGAAGGAAACACTGAGCCTGAAGATGGACCTACCAGGGTAAGTCTTGTCAATCAGGTACAGCTTATTCAACAAAAAACTGTGGATGTGAGCCAGGCAGGCACTGTCATTCAAATGCAAACCAAGCATGGGAACACTGCCAATCAGTTACAGTCGAGGCAAACAGATGCTGCCGTTCCAGTACAGATCAACGAGGGCACTGTCAATCGGTCACAGCTGTGCCAACCAGACCCTGTCACCCAAATCCAAGCTGATACTGTCGTTCCAGTGCAGACCAATCATGTGGGCGCTGTCAGTCAGTTATGGTTGAGCCAGGCAGCCACTGCCAATCGAATACAGACCAATCAGGAGAGTACTGCCAGTCGGTTACAGTCGAACCAAGCAGAGAATGCCAATCACATGCATGGTATGCAGAAATACACTACCAACTACTCACAGCTGAGAAAAGCAGACACTACGCATCAGAAACAGACTAATCAGAAAAATACTGCCAGTCAGTTATGTTCGAGCCAAGAAAAGTCACCCTTTCAAAAGCAGACTGGACAGAAATACATTGCCAATTACTCTCAGTTACCACAAAGCCATGGAAGCACTGTGAATCACATGCAAACTAATCAGCAACACACTGCCAATCAGAATCAGTTACAGTCAAGCCAGGCAGACACAGCCAACGTTTTACGAGCTACAAAGGAATTCTTTGTGAATCACTCACTGCTGAGGCAAGCAGGCGCTGTGAACCACATGCAGAGTAACCAGGCGAACACCGGCATTCGATTACAAATAGGTCAAGCCGACACTGTGAAGCAAATGCAAACCGTGCAGGGAAATAGCTCTGATCGGTCACAGCTGGTCCAAGGTTTACCTGTTAATCAAACACAAACTATTCAGGAATACTTCACTAAGCACTCGCAGCCGAGCCCAGTAAATACTGTGAATCAAATGCAGATTAGCCAGGAAAACACCGCCAATCAACTACGATTCAGTCAAGCTAACTCTGTCAATAAGGCACAAACTATGCAGGAAAATACCACCAGTCGATCACAGCTGATCCAGGGTTTGACTGTCAACCAAATACAGGCTATTCGGGAAAACAATACCAGATACTTGCAGCCACGTTATGCTGAAAATCCTATCCAACAGTCTGGTTTCTCTTCGGCTCCTGAGTGGGGACATGGAGCACCTGCCACAGGCTTCTGGAACAATAATGTTGAACATCAGAAGTCGCCAGCTCCGATGCAAATAGACGCAGCACCTGTTGCAACCTCCTCAGCAAATGTTGAACCCCAGTATGCGCCTGCCCCAGAGCCTGTTTTGCCAACACATACTGCGGTGCCTGGAGGTGCTGACCCATCTGGGTTCGCCCTGCCATCATTTGGAAATTCCTGGTCAGACCCATGTATCGAGTTTGCGTTCAAGACCCTCACAGGCGACATCCCTGTTCTGGATCCAACTGTCGCGGACTACTTTCCTCTGCAGCAAGACTTGAATAAAGTCGCACCACCAGATTACTCCGCTCCCTCCGTTGACGATACTAGAAACCATAGACAACATGTCAACCAAGGCAGCCAGCACTCGGCCCCAAGGCCATCAAATAGGTTCTACAATGGTGGCTGGTTCCCTCCCCAGTGA
- the LOC125529500 gene encoding uncharacterized protein LOC125529500 isoform X2, which translates to MSSSGSSRSRTRSGLVRGNNIRDPTDNSSARTRSQIARGNSNMDPNKLSCSKTRSGLVRVNNIVDSSEGSSSKAQSGLVKVNNTVDCNNGPSSRTRSGLVRANNIADSSKGSYSTTQSGLVGANIAMDSNDSSGSKAQSELVRGNIDVDSNDGSCSKTRSGLVRGNIVMDFNEDSSSKTRSGLVKGNSAMDTPKDSCFRTRSGRVRRRPAHKVESKDEPVIKGSPDECEADSPGKNRSNCKSDLVQLKDSPDIKGPDGSCKEDIPVKDRLNYKSDQSKDEPVMKGPDGWWKEESSSKTGLRHTTDLVQIKDGLLSKGQLPDGWQKEVRPRKDGTKSDPVQIKDGLLSKGQLPDGWRKEVRPRKDGTKSDPYYTDPVSGYEFRSLKDVQRYIESGDISKCNVRPKKRTAQGACITQNQDYTGTSSEYGRPGTADKAIQCELLTEEGIRLPWEEMLKTYTQNTMLPVSEVMKLMQKYADKVDPSEHKSVQPVSRHHASRGKRSVQRKEPNAEVKTKKRKTMSKEKVATPLTPRVSPRLVARKVNPEVNTEPQDEPTIVNLANQVKPIQEKTADVRKVNPEGNTEPEDGPTRVSLVNQVQLIQQKTVDVSQAGTVIQMQTKHGNTANQLQSRQTDAAVPVQINEGTVNRSQLCQPDPVTQIQADTVVPVQTNHVGAVSQLWLSQAATANRIQTNQESTASRLQSNQAENANHMHGMQKYTTNYSQLRKADTTHQKQTNQKNTASQLCSSQEKSPFQKQTGQKYIANYSQLPQSHGSTVNHMQTNQQHTANQNQLQSSQADTANVLRATKEFFVNHSLLRQAGAVNHMQSNQANTGIRLQIGQADTVKQMQTVQGNSSDRSQLVQGLPVNQTQTIQEYFTKHSQPSPVNTVNQMQISQENTANQLRFSQANSVNKAQTMQENTTSRSQLIQGLTVNQIQAIRENNTRYLQPRYAENPIQQSGFSSAPEWGHGAPATGFWNNNVEHQKSPAPMQIDAAPVATSSANVEPQYAPAPEPVLPTHTAVPGGADPSGFALPSFGNSWSDPCIEFAFKTLTGDIPVLDPTVADYFPLQQDLNKVAPPDYSAPSVDDTRNHRQHVNQGSQHSAPRPSNRFYNGGWFPPQ; encoded by the exons ATGTCTTCTAGCGGGAGCTCGCGTTCTAGAACTAGAAGTGGCCTTGTCAGGGGAAACAATATCAGGGATCCCACCGACAATTCATCTGCTAGAACAAGAAGTCAGATTGCCAGGGGAAACAGCAACATGGATCCCAACAAGCTATCATGTTCTAAAACACGAAGTGGGCTTGTTAGGGTAAACAATATTGTGGATTCCAGTGAGGGTTCATCTTCTAAAGCACAAAGTGGGCTTGTTAAGGTAAACAACACCGTGGATTGCAATAATGGTCCTTCTTCTAGAACACGAAGTGGGCTTGTTAGGGCAAACAATATCGCGGATTCCAGCAAGGGTTCGTACTCTACAACACAAAGTGGGCTTGTTGGAGCAAACATTGCTATGGATTCCAATGATAGTTCAGGTTCTAAAGCACAAAGTGAACTTGTTAGAGGAAACATTGATGTGGATTCCAATGATGGTTCATGTTCTAAAACGCGAAGTGGGCTTGTTAGGGGAAACATTGTTATGGATTTCAATGAAGATTCATCTTCTAAAACGCGAAGTGGGCTTGTTAAAGGAAACTCTGCTATGGATACCCCCAAGGATTCATGTTTTAGAACACGAAGTGGGCGTGTTAGAAGACGCCCTGCTCATAAG GTAGAAAGCAAGGATGAACCAGTCATTAAGGGGTCACCTGATGAATGTGAAGCAGACAGTCCAGGGAAAAATAGATCAAATTGCAAGAGTGATCTG GTGCAACTCAAGGATAGCCCAGACATTAAGGGGCCAGATGGAAGTTGCAAAGAAGACATACCAGTAAAGGATCGATTGAATTACAAGAGTGATCAG AGCAAGGATGAACCAGTCATGAAGGGGCCTGATGGATGGTGGAAAGAAGAAAGCTCCAGCAAGACTGGATTAAGGCACACGACTGATCTG GTCCAAATCAAGGATGGTCTACTCAGTAAGGGGCAGTTGCCTGATGGATGGCAAAAAGAAGTCAGGCCAAGAAAGGACGGAACTAAGAGTGATCCA GTCCAAATCAAGGATGGGCTACTCAGTAAGGGGCAGTTGCCTGATGGATGGCGGAAAGAAGTCAGGCCAAGAAAGGACGGAACTAAGAGTGATCCA TACTACACTGACCCAGTCAGTGGTTATGAATTTCGCTCTCTGAAGGACGTGCAACGTTATATTGAATCAGGAGACATAAGTAAATGCAATGTTAGGCCAAAGAAGAGAACTGCCCAGGGTGCTTGTATTACACAGAATCAAGATTAT ACAGGAACATCATCAGAATACGGAAGACCAGGTACTGCTGATAAGGCTATTCAATGTGAATTACTAACTGAAGAAGGGATCAGGCTACCGTGGGAAGAAATGCTCAAGACATATACTCAAAATACAATGTTACCAGTGTCTGAAGTCATGAAACTGATGCAAAAATATGCGGACAAGGTTGATCCCTCAGAACACAAGAGCGTGCAACCGGTCTCTCGACACCATGCTTCAAGGGGAAAGAGATCTGTTCAAAGAAAAGAACCAAATGCAGAGGTGAAAACCAAGAAGCGTAAAACCATGTCTAAAGAAAAGGTCGCCACACCTCTCACTCCCAGAGTGTCACCCCGCTTAGTTGCACGGAAGGTTAATCCTGAAGTTAACACTGAGCCTCAAGATGAGCCGACCATTGTAAATCTTGCCAATCAGGTAAAGCCTATTCAAGAAAAAACTGCGGATGTACGAAAAGTTAATCCTGAAGGAAACACTGAGCCTGAAGATGGACCTACCAGGGTAAGTCTTGTCAATCAGGTACAGCTTATTCAACAAAAAACTGTGGATGTGAGCCAGGCAGGCACTGTCATTCAAATGCAAACCAAGCATGGGAACACTGCCAATCAGTTACAGTCGAGGCAAACAGATGCTGCCGTTCCAGTACAGATCAACGAGGGCACTGTCAATCGGTCACAGCTGTGCCAACCAGACCCTGTCACCCAAATCCAAGCTGATACTGTCGTTCCAGTGCAGACCAATCATGTGGGCGCTGTCAGTCAGTTATGGTTGAGCCAGGCAGCCACTGCCAATCGAATACAGACCAATCAGGAGAGTACTGCCAGTCGGTTACAGTCGAACCAAGCAGAGAATGCCAATCACATGCATGGTATGCAGAAATACACTACCAACTACTCACAGCTGAGAAAAGCAGACACTACGCATCAGAAACAGACTAATCAGAAAAATACTGCCAGTCAGTTATGTTCGAGCCAAGAAAAGTCACCCTTTCAAAAGCAGACTGGACAGAAATACATTGCCAATTACTCTCAGTTACCACAAAGCCATGGAAGCACTGTGAATCACATGCAAACTAATCAGCAACACACTGCCAATCAGAATCAGTTACAGTCAAGCCAGGCAGACACAGCCAACGTTTTACGAGCTACAAAGGAATTCTTTGTGAATCACTCACTGCTGAGGCAAGCAGGCGCTGTGAACCACATGCAGAGTAACCAGGCGAACACCGGCATTCGATTACAAATAGGTCAAGCCGACACTGTGAAGCAAATGCAAACCGTGCAGGGAAATAGCTCTGATCGGTCACAGCTGGTCCAAGGTTTACCTGTTAATCAAACACAAACTATTCAGGAATACTTCACTAAGCACTCGCAGCCGAGCCCAGTAAATACTGTGAATCAAATGCAGATTAGCCAGGAAAACACCGCCAATCAACTACGATTCAGTCAAGCTAACTCTGTCAATAAGGCACAAACTATGCAGGAAAATACCACCAGTCGATCACAGCTGATCCAGGGTTTGACTGTCAACCAAATACAGGCTATTCGGGAAAACAATACCAGATACTTGCAGCCACGTTATGCTGAAAATCCTATCCAACAGTCTGGTTTCTCTTCGGCTCCTGAGTGGGGACATGGAGCACCTGCCACAGGCTTCTGGAACAATAATGTTGAACATCAGAAGTCGCCAGCTCCGATGCAAATAGACGCAGCACCTGTTGCAACCTCCTCAGCAAATGTTGAACCCCAGTATGCGCCTGCCCCAGAGCCTGTTTTGCCAACACATACTGCGGTGCCTGGAGGTGCTGACCCATCTGGGTTCGCCCTGCCATCATTTGGAAATTCCTGGTCAGACCCATGTATCGAGTTTGCGTTCAAGACCCTCACAGGCGACATCCCTGTTCTGGATCCAACTGTCGCGGACTACTTTCCTCTGCAGCAAGACTTGAATAAAGTCGCACCACCAGATTACTCCGCTCCCTCCGTTGACGATACTAGAAACCATAGACAACATGTCAACCAAGGCAGCCAGCACTCGGCCCCAAGGCCATCAAATAGGTTCTACAATGGTGGCTGGTTCCCTCCCCAGTGA